A DNA window from Flavisolibacter ginsenosidimutans contains the following coding sequences:
- a CDS encoding alpha/beta hydrolase family protein, which translates to MTQEKNFLLKSSTGKPVAADIFYKEKKPQPLVIYAHGFNGFKDWGNFDLIAEQFAEAGFCFVKFNFSHNGTSPEAPEDFVDLEAFGNNNYTKELADLQTVIDWALRDENPHHAAIDKNHLYLIGHSRGGGIVLLKAAEEKRVKAVAAWASVAECKTPWGNWPQEKIQRWKETGVEYYTNSRTKQEMPLYYQLYEDYQRNKERLAILKAVATLNIPLLICHGTKDEAVPVEKAHKLKDAAKNAELLLIESDHVFGRKHPWPHNDLPQAMQEALHETIRFFSRLP; encoded by the coding sequence ATGACACAAGAAAAAAATTTTCTTCTCAAAAGCTCAACAGGAAAGCCCGTCGCAGCGGATATTTTTTACAAAGAAAAAAAGCCGCAACCGCTTGTGATTTATGCGCACGGCTTCAACGGTTTTAAGGATTGGGGAAACTTTGATTTAATCGCGGAGCAATTTGCCGAAGCGGGTTTTTGTTTTGTCAAATTCAATTTCTCGCACAACGGTACCTCACCCGAAGCGCCGGAAGATTTTGTGGACCTGGAAGCCTTTGGCAACAACAATTACACAAAAGAACTGGCCGATCTGCAAACCGTGATTGATTGGGCGTTGCGCGACGAAAATCCACATCACGCAGCAATAGATAAAAATCATCTTTACTTGATTGGCCACAGTCGCGGCGGCGGCATTGTGCTGCTAAAAGCCGCGGAAGAAAAGCGGGTGAAGGCCGTTGCCGCCTGGGCTTCGGTTGCCGAGTGCAAAACACCTTGGGGCAATTGGCCGCAGGAAAAAATTCAACGGTGGAAAGAAACCGGCGTTGAATATTACACCAACAGCCGCACAAAGCAGGAAATGCCGTTGTACTATCAACTCTACGAAGATTATCAACGCAACAAAGAACGGCTTGCTATTTTGAAAGCAGTTGCGACTCTTAATATTCCATTGCTCATTTGCCACGGCACTAAGGACGAGGCCGTGCCGGTAGAAAAAGCACACAAGTTGAAAGACGCTGCGAAAAATGCCGAATTATTATTAATCGAATCAGATCACGTCTTCGGCCGCAAGCATCCCTGGCCACACAATGATTTGCCTCAAGCAATGCAGGAAGCCTTGCATGAAACCATCCGTTTTTTCTCGCGTCTGCCCTAA
- a CDS encoding RNA recognition motif domain-containing protein — protein MKLFVAGLPYDMDDAELMEIFEKFGETKSAKVAIDKATGKSRGFGFVEMTKDEDAREAIEMLKDIAFGKKQLIVKEAEEGGGRGPGGGGGGYRPGGQGGGGYRGGSGGGGGGYRPGGGGGGGYRGGSGGSGGYGGGYNRGGDKDKPRY, from the coding sequence ATGAAACTTTTTGTTGCCGGCCTCCCGTACGACATGGATGATGCGGAGCTGATGGAAATTTTTGAAAAATTCGGAGAGACCAAATCGGCCAAGGTGGCCATTGACAAAGCCACCGGCAAAAGCCGCGGTTTTGGTTTTGTAGAAATGACCAAAGACGAAGACGCCAGAGAAGCCATTGAAATGTTGAAAGATATTGCCTTTGGAAAAAAACAATTGATTGTAAAAGAAGCCGAGGAAGGCGGCGGACGCGGGCCCGGCGGCGGAGGCGGTGGTTACCGTCCCGGTGGACAAGGCGGCGGTGGATACCGCGGAGGAAGCGGCGGCGGCGGCGGAGGCTATCGTCCTGGCGGCGGTGGCGGTGGCGGTTATCGGGGCGGCAGTGGTGGAAGCGGCGGATACGGCGGTGGCTACAACAGAGGCGGCGACAAAGACAAGCCTCGTTATTAA
- a CDS encoding iron chaperone yields MTSTAKTPADYIASLPEERKGAMQKLRDTIAKNLPKGFEETMTYGMIGFVVPHSKYPAGYHCDPKLPLGFVNIGSQKNYIVLHHLGLYGDTVLLNWFTEEYPKYSKTKLDMGKGCVRFKKPEQIPYELIAELMKKITPEKWIEIYERAFKR; encoded by the coding sequence ATGACATCAACTGCAAAAACGCCGGCCGATTACATCGCTTCTTTACCCGAAGAACGCAAAGGGGCAATGCAAAAGCTCCGCGACACAATTGCCAAAAATCTTCCCAAAGGATTTGAAGAAACGATGACTTACGGCATGATTGGTTTTGTGGTGCCCCATTCAAAATATCCGGCCGGTTATCATTGCGATCCGAAGCTGCCCCTGGGTTTTGTAAACATCGGCTCGCAGAAAAACTACATCGTTCTTCACCACTTGGGTCTTTACGGCGACACCGTTTTGCTGAATTGGTTCACCGAGGAATATCCCAAATATTCCAAAACGAAACTCGACATGGGCAAGGGCTGCGTTCGGTTTAAAAAGCCCGAACAGATTCCCTATGAACTCATCGCCGAGTTGATGAAGAAAATAACGCCGGAAAAGTGGATCGAGATTTATGAACGAGCTTTTAAGAGGTAA
- a CDS encoding response regulator transcription factor, translated as MAEKKAKILLCEDDTNLGSVLKNYLELNDYDVTLERDGRLGLAAFQREGFDLCLLDVMMPNMDGFTLAEEIRDINPDVPLFFLSAKTMKEDIIQGYKLGADDYITKPFDSEVLLHKIKAILKRNEELNREAENREFDMASYHFNPKLRELSHDGKTQTLSPKENELLKMLCEHMNDLLPREQALKRIWGSDTYFNGRSMDVYIAKLRKYLKDDENIEIVNIHGNGFRLVVK; from the coding sequence ATGGCCGAGAAAAAAGCAAAAATTTTACTTTGCGAGGACGACACCAACCTGGGAAGTGTACTGAAGAATTACCTGGAATTAAACGATTACGACGTAACGCTTGAACGCGACGGCCGCCTGGGCCTGGCCGCTTTTCAACGCGAAGGCTTTGACCTTTGCCTGCTGGACGTAATGATGCCGAATATGGATGGCTTTACGCTGGCCGAAGAAATCCGCGACATCAATCCCGATGTGCCGCTGTTCTTTTTAAGCGCCAAAACAATGAAGGAAGACATCATTCAGGGGTACAAGCTGGGCGCCGATGATTACATCACCAAACCCTTCGACAGCGAAGTGCTGCTGCACAAAATAAAAGCCATCTTAAAGCGCAACGAAGAGTTGAACCGCGAAGCGGAGAACCGCGAGTTTGACATGGCTTCGTATCACTTCAATCCGAAGCTGCGCGAACTTTCGCACGACGGCAAAACACAAACGCTTTCGCCAAAGGAAAACGAATTGCTGAAAATGCTTTGCGAGCACATGAACGATTTGCTTCCACGGGAACAAGCGTTGAAACGCATTTGGGGCAGCGACACCTATTTCAACGGCCGCTCAATGGACGTGTACATTGCCAAGCTGCGCAAGTATTTAAAAGACGACGAGAACATCGAGATCGTAAACATTCACGGCAACGGTTTCCGGCTCGTAGTCAAATAG
- a CDS encoding co-chaperone GroES, with protein sequence MAMHLTPDNRLKKLIIIGDRVLVRPTRPNERTQTGLYLPPGVQEKERVQQGYIIKVGPGYAIPMPTEDEPWKTQEEQVKYIPLQAKEGDLAIFLLGGATEIMYEGEKYFIVPQSAILMLEREEDL encoded by the coding sequence ATGGCGATGCACCTTACTCCCGATAACCGTTTGAAGAAACTCATTATCATTGGCGACCGCGTGCTGGTTCGGCCCACACGGCCCAACGAACGTACACAAACAGGCTTGTACTTACCGCCCGGCGTGCAGGAAAAAGAAAGGGTACAACAAGGTTATATTATCAAAGTGGGGCCAGGCTACGCCATTCCCATGCCCACCGAGGACGAACCGTGGAAGACACAAGAAGAACAAGTGAAGTATATTCCTTTGCAAGCGAAGGAAGGCGATCTTGCTATTTTTTTATTGGGCGGCGCCACGGAAATTATGTACGAAGGCGAGAAGTATTTCATTGTTCCGCAAAGTGCGATACTGATGCTGGAACGGGAAGAAGACCTATAA
- a CDS encoding M16 family metallopeptidase, whose translation MRKKLTGALCLLFLVVAAFSQAKLVEKVTRKGNELVIPYEKYVLPNGLTLIVHEDHSDPVVHVDVTYHVGSAREEIGKSGFAHFFEHMMFQGSDHVADEQHFKIVTEAGGTLNGSTNRDRTNYYETIPSNQLEKALWLESDRMGFLLDAVTQKKFEVQRATVKNERGQNYDNRPYGLQSEYVSKALYPYGHPYSWLTIGYIEDLNRSNANDLKNFFLRWYGPNNATLTIGGDVNTANVVKLVEKYFGTIPSGPKVTPVKLDPVVLDKTRYTSYVDNYARASQLRLVYPTVPEYHPDGPALSLLAQVLGGGGGFGGGGGRGGRGGGGGGGNRASVFYQTLIKTQKALQASAFNQSSELAGEFSIGITPYPESSLSDMESLVNDAFAAFEKRGVTDDDVEKFKTQFEARTINGLQSVSGKVSTLAAFQTFAGNPNLLATLLDQYKKLTKEDVMRVYNQYIKGKNHVVLSTLTKGQEATAAASADNYTIDKSNYKAPDYGYAGLKYVKAKDNFDRKKIPGNGPNPVVKVPQYWRKDLPSGVKMIGTQNTEIPTVTLSISIPGGHLLEAADVSKAGVASFFARMMNEDTKNFTAEQFGEELQKLGSSISVSSGTNDVTFNVQSLKKNLDKTLALLQERMFNPKFSEETFKRIQRQSLEGFKQMKSQPAAVASAVFAKLNYGSNHILAIPEEGTEKTVPNIKLEDVQNYYNNNMTSLGTKVVIVGDVTEAEILPKLSFLDKLPKKKVTLPKIDPTPSVDKTKVYLVDVPKAAQSEFRVGYATGLKYDATGDYYRAYLMNFPLGGAFNSRVNLNLREDKGWTYGARSGFTGDEYSGDFSFSSGIKADATDSALVEVMKELKTYSANGPTDEEISFMKSAVGQRDALAYETGMQKAAFIGRILDYNLPPDFVEQQNKILKNMTSAQMKAAAQKYLHPEKMNILLVGDKKKILDGVKKLGYDIVELDADGNLAAKQAF comes from the coding sequence ATGAGAAAAAAACTAACCGGCGCCCTTTGCCTGCTGTTCTTGGTGGTGGCTGCGTTTAGCCAGGCGAAGCTGGTGGAGAAAGTGACCAGAAAAGGGAATGAACTCGTTATTCCATACGAGAAGTACGTGTTGCCAAACGGCCTTACGCTGATTGTGCACGAAGACCACAGCGATCCCGTGGTGCACGTTGACGTAACCTATCACGTGGGTTCTGCCAGAGAAGAGATTGGAAAGTCTGGCTTCGCACATTTCTTTGAGCACATGATGTTTCAAGGCAGCGATCACGTGGCCGACGAACAGCATTTTAAAATTGTGACCGAAGCCGGCGGTACGCTCAACGGCAGCACCAATCGCGACAGAACAAATTATTACGAAACCATTCCTTCCAACCAACTCGAAAAAGCTTTGTGGCTTGAATCGGACCGCATGGGTTTTTTGCTGGATGCCGTTACGCAAAAGAAATTTGAAGTGCAGCGTGCAACGGTAAAGAACGAAAGAGGTCAGAATTACGACAACCGCCCTTACGGCTTACAAAGCGAGTACGTTTCGAAAGCACTTTATCCTTACGGCCATCCATATTCTTGGCTGACGATTGGTTACATTGAAGATTTGAATCGCAGCAACGCGAACGACCTTAAAAACTTTTTCCTTCGTTGGTACGGACCAAACAATGCCACCCTTACAATCGGTGGCGATGTGAACACAGCAAACGTTGTAAAGTTGGTTGAAAAATATTTTGGCACCATCCCAAGCGGACCAAAAGTAACGCCGGTAAAACTCGACCCTGTTGTGTTGGATAAAACCCGCTACACAAGCTACGTTGACAATTACGCAAGAGCATCGCAGTTGCGCCTTGTTTATCCAACCGTTCCCGAATATCATCCCGATGGTCCGGCGCTTTCTTTGTTGGCGCAAGTGCTTGGCGGAGGCGGAGGTTTTGGTGGCGGCGGTGGTCGCGGAGGCCGTGGCGGCGGAGGCGGTGGGGGAAACAGGGCTTCCGTTTTCTATCAAACGCTTATCAAAACGCAAAAGGCTTTGCAGGCAAGCGCCTTCAACCAGTCATCAGAACTGGCCGGTGAGTTTTCCATTGGCATTACGCCTTATCCTGAATCGTCTTTAAGCGACATGGAATCATTGGTGAACGATGCGTTTGCAGCATTTGAAAAGCGCGGCGTGACCGATGACGACGTAGAAAAATTTAAAACGCAATTTGAAGCAAGAACCATCAACGGTTTGCAAAGCGTATCGGGTAAAGTAAGTACGCTGGCGGCTTTTCAAACCTTTGCCGGCAATCCAAACTTGCTGGCTACGCTTCTTGACCAATACAAAAAGTTGACGAAGGAAGACGTGATGCGTGTGTACAATCAATACATCAAGGGCAAGAACCACGTGGTGTTAAGCACGCTTACAAAAGGACAGGAAGCAACCGCCGCGGCATCGGCTGACAATTACACGATTGATAAGTCGAACTACAAAGCGCCGGATTACGGTTATGCAGGCTTGAAATACGTAAAAGCAAAAGACAATTTCGATCGCAAGAAGATTCCCGGCAACGGTCCAAATCCTGTTGTAAAAGTTCCGCAATACTGGCGCAAAGATTTGCCGAGCGGCGTGAAAATGATTGGTACGCAAAACACCGAGATACCAACGGTAACGCTTTCGATTTCTATTCCCGGCGGTCATTTGTTGGAAGCAGCTGACGTGTCAAAAGCAGGCGTGGCTTCTTTCTTCGCCCGCATGATGAACGAAGACACGAAGAACTTTACCGCTGAACAATTTGGCGAAGAACTGCAAAAGCTCGGAAGCTCCATCAGCGTAAGCAGCGGCACAAACGACGTAACCTTCAACGTGCAATCGCTGAAGAAAAATTTGGACAAGACGCTTGCCTTGTTGCAAGAGCGCATGTTTAACCCGAAATTTTCGGAAGAAACATTCAAACGCATTCAACGCCAGTCGCTGGAAGGTTTTAAACAAATGAAATCGCAGCCTGCTGCAGTAGCTTCTGCCGTGTTTGCAAAATTGAATTACGGTTCCAACCACATTCTCGCCATTCCGGAAGAAGGCACGGAGAAAACGGTTCCGAACATCAAGCTCGAAGACGTGCAGAATTATTACAACAACAACATGACGTCACTTGGAACCAAAGTGGTGATTGTGGGTGATGTAACGGAAGCAGAGATTTTGCCCAAGCTTTCTTTCCTCGACAAATTGCCGAAGAAAAAAGTAACGCTGCCAAAGATTGATCCAACGCCTTCTGTTGACAAAACAAAAGTGTATTTGGTTGACGTACCGAAGGCTGCACAATCAGAATTTAGAGTTGGTTATGCAACAGGATTGAAATACGACGCAACCGGCGATTACTACCGTGCGTACCTCATGAACTTCCCGCTGGGCGGGGCTTTCAACAGCCGTGTGAATTTAAATCTTCGTGAAGATAAAGGCTGGACTTACGGTGCACGCAGCGGATTCACCGGCGATGAATACAGCGGTGATTTTAGCTTTAGCTCAGGCATTAAAGCCGACGCAACCGACAGCGCTTTGGTGGAAGTGATGAAAGAGCTTAAAACCTATTCGGCTAACGGACCAACTGACGAAGAAATAAGTTTTATGAAGAGCGCCGTGGGCCAGCGTGATGCCCTGGCTTACGAAACCGGTATGCAAAAAGCCGCCTTCATCGGCCGCATTTTGGATTACAATCTTCCACCGGATTTTGTAGAGCAGCAGAACAAAATTTTAAAGAACATGACGTCGGCGCAAATGAAAGCGGCGGCGCAAAAGTATCTGCACCCCGAGAAGATGAACATTCTTTTGGTGGGTGATAAAAAGAAAATTTTGGACGGTGTGAAAAAGCTGGGTTACGACATTGTGGAACTGGACGCAGATGGCAACCTTGCCGCAAAGCAAGCCTTTTAA
- a CDS encoding TIGR00266 family protein: MNTFNRTSHEIDYRIFGEEMQCVEIELDPEETAVAESGAFMMMDDDIQMQTIFGDGSRQQGSGLFGKLMSAGKRLLTGESLFMTAYTNTGMGKKKVYFAAPYAGKIITLNLAELGGRVIAQKDAFLCAAKGVSIGIEFQKKLGTGLFGGEGFIMEKLEGDGLAFCHAGGYVLERDLQPGELLKIDTGCIVAFQASVDYDIQFIGGIKNTIFGGEGLFFATLRGPGKVWIQSLPVSRLAARILQYGVGPRKEEGSVLGGLGNMLDGDGW, encoded by the coding sequence ATGAACACCTTCAATAGAACTTCTCACGAAATTGACTACCGCATTTTTGGCGAAGAAATGCAATGCGTGGAGATTGAACTTGACCCCGAAGAAACGGCCGTTGCCGAAAGCGGTGCATTTATGATGATGGATGACGACATACAAATGCAAACCATCTTCGGCGACGGCAGCCGGCAACAGGGCTCTGGCTTATTCGGAAAATTAATGTCGGCGGGCAAGCGCTTGCTTACCGGGGAAAGTTTGTTCATGACGGCGTACACCAACACCGGCATGGGCAAGAAGAAAGTTTATTTTGCCGCACCATACGCGGGAAAAATCATCACCCTGAACCTTGCAGAGTTGGGCGGCCGTGTAATTGCGCAAAAAGACGCTTTTCTCTGTGCTGCAAAAGGCGTGAGTATCGGCATCGAGTTTCAGAAAAAATTGGGTACAGGACTATTCGGTGGCGAAGGTTTCATCATGGAAAAACTGGAGGGTGACGGTCTTGCTTTTTGCCACGCCGGTGGTTACGTGCTTGAACGGGATTTGCAACCCGGTGAACTGTTAAAGATTGATACCGGTTGCATCGTGGCGTTTCAGGCAAGTGTTGATTATGACATTCAATTTATCGGCGGCATCAAAAACACCATCTTTGGCGGCGAAGGTTTGTTCTTCGCCACGCTTCGGGGTCCTGGTAAAGTGTGGATTCAATCTTTGCCCGTGAGCCGCTTGGCCGCACGCATTTTGCAATACGGCGTTGGTCCTCGCAAAGAAGAAGGCAGTGTGTTGGGCGGTTTAGGAAATATGCTTGACGGAGATGGATGGTAA
- a CDS encoding ion channel: protein MASTKINRRSKANPDTGFGSQTTAVGGRFVNKDGSINVRKQGLSFMRRTSFYSSLLEAPWPKFLLLIFVAYLLANFLFTLVYLLVGMEHLQGFHSATQAGKVREVFYFSTQTFTTVGYGRINPVGDAADIVASIETMMGWLFFALVTGLLYGRFTRPKAYINFSQQALVSPYQAGVGVMFRMVPYKSLHQLTDVRVVVSLSLKVTENEKSEYRFYTLSLERSRIDMFNMNWTVVHPVSEESPLLHFTKEDLDQSDAEMYVQVTGFDPIFSNTVMSRTSYTYKEFIWGAKFKPMYHESEDGSTTILELDKLNEFDRVQLPVLAEINAQ from the coding sequence ATGGCCAGTACGAAAATCAACCGCCGATCCAAAGCCAATCCCGATACCGGTTTCGGTTCGCAAACCACTGCGGTTGGCGGCCGCTTTGTCAACAAAGACGGTTCGATTAACGTGCGCAAGCAAGGCTTGTCTTTTATGCGGCGTACCAGTTTTTATTCCTCGCTGCTCGAAGCCCCGTGGCCAAAATTTTTGCTGCTCATTTTTGTTGCTTACCTGCTTGCCAATTTTCTGTTTACCCTCGTTTATTTACTCGTGGGCATGGAGCACTTGCAGGGCTTTCATTCGGCAACGCAGGCAGGCAAGGTTCGAGAAGTGTTTTATTTCAGCACACAAACCTTTACTACGGTTGGCTACGGCCGCATAAATCCTGTGGGTGATGCGGCCGATATTGTCGCGTCCATTGAAACCATGATGGGCTGGTTGTTTTTCGCACTCGTTACCGGGCTGCTTTACGGACGGTTTACGCGGCCAAAAGCCTACATCAATTTCAGTCAGCAGGCGCTTGTTAGTCCTTACCAGGCCGGCGTTGGCGTTATGTTTCGCATGGTTCCCTACAAGAGCCTTCACCAACTTACCGACGTGCGGGTTGTGGTGAGTCTTTCGCTGAAAGTAACAGAGAACGAAAAGTCGGAATACCGCTTTTACACGCTTTCGCTTGAGCGGTCACGCATTGACATGTTCAACATGAACTGGACGGTGGTGCACCCCGTTTCCGAGGAAAGCCCGCTGCTTCATTTCACTAAAGAAGACCTTGACCAAAGCGATGCAGAAATGTATGTGCAGGTCACGGGCTTTGATCCCATCTTCTCCAACACGGTCATGTCACGCACTTCTTATACCTACAAAGAATTTATTTGGGGCGCCAAGTTCAAGCCTATGTACCACGAGTCGGAAGATGGCAGCACAACCATTTTGGAGTTGGACAAACTCAATGAATTTGACAGGGTGCAACTTCCTGTTTTGGCCGAAATAAATGCACAATAA
- a CDS encoding YMGG-like glycine zipper-containing protein, whose translation MKKILFALSTVAIMASCSNNNPRTAAETQTLKPVDTAGLAQFQQWKAQNELAVANQLAQQNQVAAQQPTKEVVRERVVYVDRPTTSSRRSTSTARRSSSNGSGVYNSTSSNTAKKKGWSKAAKGAVIGGVGGAVVGAVINKRNRAAGAAIGGILGAGVGYGIGRSKDKKDGRY comes from the coding sequence ATGAAAAAGATACTTTTTGCATTAAGCACGGTAGCCATCATGGCGTCGTGCAGCAACAACAACCCGCGAACGGCAGCCGAAACCCAAACGCTGAAACCTGTTGACACCGCCGGACTGGCACAGTTTCAGCAGTGGAAAGCACAGAACGAATTGGCCGTTGCTAACCAGCTTGCCCAGCAAAATCAAGTGGCTGCACAACAGCCTACAAAAGAAGTCGTACGCGAAAGAGTTGTGTACGTTGACAGGCCAACGACAAGTTCGAGAAGGAGCACATCTACCGCAAGACGTTCTTCCTCTAACGGCAGTGGCGTTTACAATTCCACTTCCTCTAACACGGCCAAAAAGAAAGGCTGGAGCAAGGCCGCGAAAGGCGCTGTAATTGGTGGTGTTGGTGGTGCGGTAGTAGGTGCGGTGATTAACAAACGTAACCGTGCGGCCGGCGCGGCAATCGGCGGCATTTTGGGTGCCGGTGTAGGTTACGGTATTGGCCGTTCAAAAGACAAGAAAGACGGACGTTACTAA
- a CDS encoding ankyrin repeat domain-containing protein gives MNSERRNLRRFAFAPNFVGTMNNPSNVDVFDASRRGDVTALQTAHEADPASLNTRDGKGFTPLILAAYNDQPAVVEFLLQNGADVNAQDMAGNTALMGVCFKGYKEIAKKLIDAGADVNLRNANGAPALTFAATFGQLQIAEWLLRNGAQSNLPDSRGKTSLDHAIIQENEEMIELIQRYLPLA, from the coding sequence TTGAACAGTGAACGCCGCAACCTGCGGCGTTTTGCTTTTGCACCTAATTTTGTTGGCACGATGAACAACCCCAGCAACGTTGACGTATTTGATGCTTCGCGCCGCGGCGATGTAACGGCTTTGCAAACGGCGCACGAAGCCGACCCGGCAAGCCTAAACACACGCGATGGAAAAGGCTTTACGCCGTTGATATTGGCCGCGTATAACGATCAGCCCGCCGTGGTTGAATTTCTGCTGCAAAATGGCGCCGACGTGAATGCGCAGGACATGGCCGGCAACACGGCACTAATGGGCGTTTGTTTTAAAGGCTACAAAGAGATTGCAAAAAAGCTGATTGATGCGGGTGCCGACGTAAACCTTCGCAATGCCAACGGCGCACCGGCTCTCACGTTTGCCGCTACTTTCGGGCAGCTTCAGATTGCCGAATGGCTGCTGCGCAACGGCGCACAAAGCAACCTTCCCGACAGCCGCGGAAAGACCTCGCTCGATCACGCCATCATCCAGGAAAATGAAGAAATGATAGAACTTATTCAGCGCTATCTGCCCCTTGCATAA
- a CDS encoding DUF4197 domain-containing protein, whose product MKKAVLPVLFAFLLPITFSCSTLKNYVLTEQDASAAIRELLQLGAKSNLQGAFTKDAVMAALFPESLRKTLNTLQTLGLTSEVDRFTNTLSTAAEQTATRSVPIFINGIANMKLSDAIRIVKSGGTSATDYLRSNVGSELRTSIKPVMQQALNEYKLNEQWDKIIQPAKALVGNKLNLDLANIMAGLVSEKMFQKLEETEQQVRTNAASRTTPLLQKVFSRNWNL is encoded by the coding sequence ATGAAAAAAGCAGTTCTACCCGTCCTCTTCGCTTTTCTGCTACCGATTACTTTTTCGTGCAGCACCTTAAAAAACTATGTACTCACCGAACAGGATGCTTCCGCCGCCATCCGCGAGTTGTTGCAACTGGGCGCTAAAAGCAATTTGCAGGGAGCCTTTACCAAAGACGCCGTGATGGCCGCTCTTTTTCCCGAATCCTTGCGCAAAACCCTGAACACATTGCAAACGCTTGGGCTCACCAGCGAGGTTGACCGGTTTACCAATACGCTTAGCACGGCAGCCGAGCAAACCGCAACCCGCTCGGTTCCTATTTTCATAAACGGAATTGCCAACATGAAATTGAGTGACGCTATTCGCATAGTAAAGAGCGGCGGCACGTCGGCAACCGACTATCTGCGCAGCAATGTGGGCAGCGAGCTTCGCACGTCTATAAAACCTGTGATGCAGCAAGCCCTGAACGAATACAAGCTGAACGAACAATGGGACAAGATTATTCAGCCCGCAAAAGCCTTGGTGGGCAACAAACTCAATCTTGATTTGGCCAACATTATGGCCGGCTTGGTAAGCGAAAAAATGTTTCAGAAATTAGAAGAGACCGAACAGCAGGTACGCACCAACGCCGCATCCCGCACTACACCGCTGCTGCAGAAAGTTTTTTCAAGAAACTGGAATTTGTAA
- a CDS encoding Hsp20/alpha crystallin family protein, which produces MYYNQSCAAKGNQSARGQNPFFVRSQQRAAVNVYKTATSYETLVFAPGRIKEHFKIDVDGSELKISYTPPEGFPRPEWVLREYSRGGFVRTFQLDETIDVNAISAKYEDGVLQVSLPLIPGKEATKKEVAVK; this is translated from the coding sequence ATGTACTACAACCAGTCATGCGCCGCAAAAGGCAACCAGTCAGCAAGAGGACAAAATCCATTTTTCGTTCGCAGCCAGCAACGGGCTGCGGTAAACGTTTACAAAACTGCAACCAGCTACGAAACGCTGGTGTTTGCGCCGGGCCGCATTAAAGAACATTTTAAAATTGATGTGGACGGAAGCGAACTGAAAATTTCGTACACGCCGCCGGAAGGTTTTCCGCGTCCGGAGTGGGTGCTGCGCGAATACAGCCGCGGTGGTTTTGTGCGCACTTTTCAGTTAGACGAAACCATTGACGTAAATGCCATCTCCGCCAAATACGAAGACGGCGTACTGCAGGTTTCGCTGCCACTGATTCCCGGCAAGGAAGCAACCAAGAAAGAAGTGGCTGTAAAATGA